A genomic stretch from Tepidisphaeraceae bacterium includes:
- the thiS gene encoding sulfur carrier protein ThiS: MQIKVNGSDRTVPEGTTLRSLLAESKLTPEKVAIELNRRLVRADKYDAPLNENDEVEIVTFVGGG; this comes from the coding sequence ATGCAGATCAAAGTCAACGGCTCCGACCGCACCGTTCCCGAGGGCACCACGCTGCGGTCGCTGCTGGCCGAGTCGAAGCTGACGCCCGAAAAGGTCGCGATCGAACTGAACCGCCGGCTGGTGCGGGCGGATAAGTACGACGCCCCGCTGAACGAGAACGACGAGGTGGAGATCGTGACGTTCGTGGGTGGCGGGTGA
- a CDS encoding thiazole synthase — protein MDVFRIGNFEVHNRLFVGTGKYASYEVMQQALDASACEVVTVAVRRERLIDSAGKSLLDYLDLNRYTILPNTAGCFTADDAIRVALLGRDLLEKNGNKGAGWVKLEVLGDKKTLLPDPVGTIEATRELVKEGFTVLAYTSDDPRSAVHIKEAGAASVMPAGSPIGSGQGILNPLNISLCLELLKDGDPSYPVIVDAGVGAASDVAVAMELGADGVLLNTAIAHAKDPVKMAAAMRHALEAGRLSYQSGRIPKKRYATASSPFEGVISYIPGE, from the coding sequence ATGGACGTCTTTCGCATCGGCAATTTTGAAGTTCACAATCGCCTCTTCGTCGGCACCGGCAAGTACGCGTCGTACGAGGTCATGCAGCAGGCGCTCGACGCCAGCGCGTGCGAGGTGGTCACCGTCGCGGTTCGCCGGGAACGGTTGATCGACAGCGCGGGCAAGTCGCTGCTGGATTACCTGGACCTGAACCGCTACACGATCCTCCCCAACACCGCCGGCTGCTTCACCGCCGACGACGCGATTCGCGTGGCGCTGCTCGGGCGCGATCTGCTGGAAAAGAACGGCAACAAGGGCGCCGGCTGGGTGAAGCTGGAAGTGCTGGGCGACAAGAAGACGCTTCTGCCCGACCCCGTCGGTACGATCGAGGCGACGCGCGAACTGGTGAAGGAGGGCTTTACCGTCCTTGCCTACACCAGCGACGACCCGCGCTCGGCCGTGCATATCAAGGAGGCCGGCGCCGCCAGTGTGATGCCCGCGGGCAGCCCGATCGGTAGCGGTCAGGGCATTTTGAACCCGCTGAACATCTCGCTCTGTCTGGAACTGCTGAAGGACGGCGACCCATCCTACCCCGTCATCGTCGACGCAGGCGTCGGCGCCGCCAGTGATGTCGCGGTCGCGATGGAACTGGGCGCCGACGGCGTGCTGCTCAACACCGCCATCGCCCACGCCAAGGACCCCGTGAAGATGGCCGCCGCGATGCGCCACGCGCTGGAGGCCGGCCGCCTGTCCTACCAATCCGGCCGTATTCCGAAGAAGCGATACGCGACCGCCAGCAGCCCGTTCGAAGGCGTCATCAGCTACATTCCCGGCGAGTAA